The following coding sequences are from one Selenomonas sputigena ATCC 35185 window:
- the murC gene encoding UDP-N-acetylmuramate--L-alanine ligase: protein MLKDIHKIHFVGIGGAGMSALAHILLEKGYEVTGSDLGSSALIEQLKGLGAHIHHGHRAENVHGAEAIVVSTAIPETNPEIVEAARLGLRRFHRSDINAALLNAAKGIAVAGAHGKTTTTSMLGVALDHAGISPTIIIGGEVDVLGGNAKLGKGEYLVSEADESDGSFLKLRPHIAVVTNIEDDHLDHYGTLANIRKAFREFLENIKPGGHAVLCFDNENVRDIAQTLGRKVISYAIDHEADYRAGKIEMHGAGVDFSVLHEGKDLGRVRLNLPGRHNVLDALATVVTGLSIGLTVEQMAAGLALFHGAKRRFQTKGRVQDVWVVDDYAHHPTEIATTLLAARQTKPRRIICAFQPHRYSRTKLLAAEFGGAFREADVLVLTDIYSAGEAPIEGVSGRTILDAVRQTTGQDAVYIPQREDIAAHLAAIAQSGDIVLTMGAGDIWKTGEELVALLEGK from the coding sequence TTGCTGAAGGACATCCATAAGATACATTTTGTCGGTATCGGCGGTGCGGGCATGAGTGCGCTCGCGCACATTCTGCTGGAAAAGGGCTATGAGGTGACAGGCTCCGACCTCGGCTCTTCCGCGCTGATCGAGCAGCTCAAGGGTCTCGGCGCGCACATCCATCACGGGCATCGCGCAGAGAACGTGCACGGGGCAGAAGCCATCGTCGTCTCAACGGCGATTCCTGAGACGAATCCCGAGATCGTTGAGGCGGCGCGACTCGGCCTGCGTCGCTTCCATCGTTCGGACATCAATGCCGCGCTCCTCAATGCGGCGAAGGGCATCGCCGTGGCGGGAGCGCACGGCAAGACGACGACGACCTCGATGCTCGGCGTCGCGCTCGACCATGCGGGCATCTCGCCGACGATCATCATCGGCGGAGAGGTCGATGTCCTCGGCGGCAACGCGAAGCTCGGCAAGGGCGAGTATCTCGTCTCCGAAGCCGATGAGAGCGACGGCTCGTTCCTGAAGCTCCGGCCGCACATCGCCGTCGTCACGAACATCGAGGACGATCATCTCGATCACTATGGCACGCTCGCGAACATTCGCAAGGCATTTCGCGAATTTCTGGAAAACATAAAGCCCGGCGGCCACGCCGTCTTGTGCTTTGACAACGAGAACGTGCGAGACATCGCTCAGACGCTCGGCCGCAAGGTCATCTCCTACGCCATTGACCATGAGGCGGACTACCGCGCGGGCAAGATTGAGATGCACGGCGCGGGCGTTGATTTCTCCGTGCTGCACGAAGGAAAAGATCTCGGCCGCGTGCGCCTCAATCTGCCCGGCAGGCACAACGTGCTCGACGCGCTCGCGACCGTTGTCACGGGGCTGTCCATCGGCTTGACAGTCGAGCAGATGGCGGCGGGACTTGCGCTCTTTCACGGCGCGAAACGGCGCTTCCAGACGAAGGGGCGCGTGCAGGACGTATGGGTCGTCGACGACTACGCGCACCATCCGACGGAGATCGCGACGACGCTCCTCGCGGCGCGTCAGACGAAGCCGCGCCGCATCATCTGCGCCTTTCAGCCGCATCGCTACTCGCGCACGAAGCTTCTTGCCGCTGAATTTGGCGGCGCTTTTCGCGAGGCGGACGTGCTCGTACTGACGGATATTTATTCGGCGGGAGAAGCGCCGATCGAGGGCGTGTCGGGGCGCACGATCCTCGACGCCGTGCGGCAGACGACGGGGCAGGACGCGGTCTATATTCCGCAGCGGGAAGATATTGCCGCGCACCTTGCCGCCATCGCACAGTCCGGCGACATCGTCCTCACGATGGGCGCGGGCGATATATGGAAGACGGGCGAGGAACTGGTCGCCCTTTTGGAGGGGAAGTAA
- the murG gene encoding undecaprenyldiphospho-muramoylpentapeptide beta-N-acetylglucosaminyltransferase codes for MKIIVSGGGTGGHIYPALTLVSALAKKERTAEFLYVGTQKGLEADIIPKEGIPFETVDIEGLKRSFSPANIVRLGRAMHGLAEAAAIVRRFRPDVVIGTGGYVCGPILMAASLAHVPTLIQEQNVVPGVTNKILSKFVTKIAVGTEEALCRFPRKKAVFTGNPIRREVMTASREKALETFGFDAAKRTVLVSGGSRGARSIDRAMVGVLQAAQEYSEVQFLLVTGRGEYEDVMRRLEEAGVDLAAAPHIKVEPYLYNMPEAMAMADLAVFRAGATGLAELTARGVPAILVPYPYAAENHQEYNARALERAGAARVILDRDLTDKTLSALLGELLSEEGKLRRMAEKSRALGRPEAADEIANLVLEIAKD; via the coding sequence ATGAAGATCATCGTTTCGGGCGGCGGCACGGGCGGCCACATATATCCGGCGCTGACGCTCGTGAGCGCTCTCGCCAAGAAGGAGCGCACGGCGGAATTTCTCTACGTCGGCACGCAGAAAGGCTTGGAGGCCGACATCATACCGAAGGAAGGCATCCCCTTTGAAACCGTCGATATCGAGGGGCTCAAGCGCAGTTTCTCGCCCGCGAACATCGTGCGGCTCGGACGCGCCATGCACGGCCTTGCAGAGGCGGCGGCCATCGTGCGCCGCTTCCGCCCCGACGTCGTGATCGGCACGGGCGGCTACGTCTGCGGGCCGATTCTCATGGCGGCGAGCCTCGCGCATGTGCCGACGCTCATTCAGGAGCAGAACGTTGTGCCCGGCGTGACGAACAAGATCTTGTCGAAGTTCGTGACGAAGATTGCCGTCGGCACGGAAGAGGCTCTGTGCCGCTTCCCGCGCAAGAAGGCGGTCTTTACGGGAAATCCCATCCGCCGCGAGGTCATGACGGCGAGCCGCGAGAAGGCGCTCGAAACGTTCGGCTTCGATGCGGCAAAGCGCACGGTGCTCGTCTCGGGCGGCAGCCGCGGCGCGAGGAGCATTGACCGCGCGATGGTCGGCGTCCTGCAGGCGGCGCAGGAGTATTCCGAGGTGCAGTTCCTTCTCGTCACGGGAAGGGGCGAGTATGAGGACGTCATGCGCCGACTGGAGGAGGCGGGCGTGGATCTCGCCGCCGCGCCGCACATCAAGGTCGAGCCTTACCTCTACAATATGCCCGAGGCGATGGCGATGGCGGATCTCGCCGTCTTCCGCGCAGGTGCGACGGGGCTTGCCGAGCTCACGGCACGCGGCGTGCCCGCGATCTTGGTGCCGTATCCGTATGCGGCGGAGAACCATCAGGAGTACAATGCACGCGCTTTGGAGCGAGCGGGCGCGGCGCGCGTGATCTTGGATCGCGATCTCACGGACAAGACGCTTTCGGCGCTTCTCGGCGAACTTTTGTCGGAAGAAGGAAAGCTCCGCCGCATGGCAGAGAAGAGCCGTGCGCTCGGTCGCCCCGAGGCGGCCGATGAGATTGCCAATCTCGTGCTGGAGATTGCGAAGGATTAG